ttgcggaccataaaatggtgtgccgaaaatggttcccatcggtccatgtttttgtatagcccccatatagaccgatatcccgattttgcttctagggcttctagaaactatatttacaatacgatttgcctgaaattggaaatctagagctatttgaggaccataaaaaggtgtgccgaaaatggtgctcatcggtccatgttttgatatagtccccatagagactgatctcccgattttgcttcttaggcttctagaaactatatttaccatccgctttgcctgaaattcttgagcttctataaactgtatttattacccgatttgcctgaaattcgaaatctagaggtatttttagaccacaaataagtgtgccgaaattgaggtatatcggtccattttttggtataaccccaatatagactgatctctcgatttttacttcttgggcgtctagagactatgttttctagccgatttgtttgaaattctggaggtattttacgatcacaaatatgtgagcagcaaatggtacctatcggtccatgttttcgtatagcccccatatacaccgatctcccggctttatttcttgggcttctagaatccgtagttttttcccaatttggttgaaattggaaatctataataaaatttagacaaacgaaatttccttttcttataaagtattttcgattattcaactctaaaattctctaatatagcaggcgcactgatcatgaaaattgcttcaaactgaaagtaaaatttccagattttactcatcgtatttatttaaataatcgcagaaaaaatctacagatttaagatttcaaatcaaggcgtaatttaatcatatacacgatatgtttataatttctctaaaactcaaacaaaattggttctcataaatctagaatcttatctggtcttcataggtagaatctttaaagtttgtcttcgggagctgactgccttgggagaagatttctcatcaaaccccctacaattctatatattatcaagtaacccactacgacgaagagttttcaaagtaaactatcatatttgattgatgtggtgggtatttaaaattcggcccggccgaatttactgctgtatatacttgttttttttaatttacacatttatatttatactatacaaaatttttataatgaaacttcgaaatgtgggttagcaaagatttacagtcagaaaagaacagtgcttgatataaacgaaatgtactgagcttttggatagaatattatttttgtattgcaaaaataacaattttgtaacaaaaaactatgtatggtataaaagtttgaaattttggaaggaattcaaaaactctaacaaaagaagagcgtgtacaccctcacaaaaaatcgcttctgtaacatatactcccaaacatattttccttcaagcatatacatttttgggtattgcccaaacatttatatgtttgatctctaccaatatataatatgtttgaaagcatattggtctaaacaatatatgtttgggtagtctaagttccaaacattttgtatttttgcatccaaattcaataatgttgtctaccaaaaaacaatatgttattatgtgaacatataatatgtttggaagcattttgcacccaaaaatattatatgcttaaaaaaaattctcccaaacaatattgtgctcaaaattttatttatttatttatatatttacaatcataatgaattatgaaaataaacaggtaatataggtgctaacaacataggttttcgacctgaatgctcaaaattttgtttctgcccaattgtatattcccccacatctttctcacttccacgagattttttagttcttagcacctttttctgtaatacaaacattgtagaagaaattattcaattgtatgatttttttattttaattttaccttttgccggacggggattcgaacagcggaccacacagtttgtaaggatcaaagaagtagctgatcaattgcccaaggaaaaataaaatgttagttttgtaataacaatcaacaaccaccaacttaattcaatatcgctccctgttaaatagcgctccaagctactaaacacatatatgtttataggctatttctaaattaatatatgtttgcatccaagcatattatatttaaaaacattttatgtcccaaacataatatgttctaacatattaacatatatgtcccaaacaagttatgctagtttatgaacattatatgcttgcactcaaaaatattgtgtttaaaaatttgtgtttcaaacatataatgtttatagccaaacatatggaaaacagtctttttcatccgtgtagtcgagtataaacatacataaataattttataacataaacaaaaatttatttaggcgtgaacacttttttactagcatttaacaccattttaaatgcatttaaaacttatcgtattTTTTACTTAatctcatttttacctttaaggccgagattaagttggcattatcgctcttattaataaagaggaactaaactttgattttatacattttactgtttaatttttcactgtttcctccttttttcattttactgtcccaaatctaaaaagagtatagtgccctttcgttatttttatgaagatccctttgtaatttttgtatattttcaatcgttttttttttaatttcctttgcctgaatattcgaacgtgcgaaccaagaaaaaattgtgcccataattgtgcacatacataaaatactgctctcaaggcgaaaacacatgctgtttttatacccttcaccataggatggggggtatattaactttgtcattccgtttgtaacaaatcaaaatattgctctaagaccccataaagtatatatattctgggtcgtggtgaaattctgagtcgatctgagcatgtccgtccgtctgttgaaatcacgctaacttccgaacgaaacaagctatcgacttgaaacttggcacaagtagttgttatttgtgtaggtcggatggtattgcaaatgggccatatcggtccacttttacgtatagcccccatataaacggacccccaaatttggatttcgaggcctctaagagaagcaaatttcatcctatccggatgaaatatactaacaccatgtaccgaaatttggtacatggtgttagtatatggtctctaacaaccacgcaaaaattggttcacatcggtccataattatatatagcccccatataaatcaatcccccgatttggctttcagaacctctaagagaaacaaatttcatccgatccggctgaaatttggtgcatgatgttagtatatgatctctaatgaccatgcaaaaattggtccatatcggtatataattatatatagcccccatataaaccgatcccccgatttggctgcagagcctctaagagaaccaaatttcatccgatccggctgaaattttggtgcatgatgttagtatatggtctctaatgaccacgcaaaaattggtccatatcggtccatataaaccgatcaccagatttaacctccggagcctcttggaagaccaaaattcatctgattcagttgaaaattggtacgtgatgttaacccttctgtgcgtgatgtGGTCCCGCTggacttttttgatttttattcctacataactttatcttttgcatgatttgcagcgtgatggtttatgacttcttgtattaaagtgttttaagttgaaaactgtaaatttttatgtgattgaatcattaaattggtttttataggtattttaaaaagtttagtgcgattctgcgtgatgaggtccattGGGACCTACCACTAATTGCATTAGTGGTTTTAGCGCAGTTTAACAAGTTGCATAAAGATAATGCGAtttttgtatttggaacaattaataacaacaacatcctttcagaaaataccgttatttagaagaacttgtcatttttgaagtttccattggtttcaTTGCTTCATAGTACATAGTTTCATGTGTTCCGAGGATAGTGGATATATATAGCGAAACTATAAGtggaaaaaaagttatttgaacttcatagAAATCATGGTCGatctaagtttttatatttctatgcatattccagacccataggctcctggaatttggcaaaatgttcctcaattttgaccaagtttgaaGCAACTATTGCACATAATACAGCGAACAAAACGAACGTCACTACAAAAAATCGgtttgtttttccttcaaacatcCAGTTTGTTCAGAACATTCAACTtctaaaacaatatattgttgctttgtacgtataaggatacttataggtaccCGCCTGTGACAAACATCAGGGCCTCTAGAatactaatcaaaaatttaaccaTTATctgtattctattaaaaataaaaaaaaaactctttatttacaaacaaatatctatatatgcaatttgtgaGTCGTAGAAGACTCCACCCATagtaaataatcgaaaaatatcgtagggataacctcGTTTTTTATTATAGGTCCCACGGGACCTTATCACGCTGGTATCGCATCcggtgttatcacatacacaagggttaatatatggcctcaaacacccatgcaaaaattggtcgatatcggtccataattatatataggttcaatataaaccgatccccagatttgacctccggagcaccttggaagagcaaaattcttcccattcggttgaaatttggtacgtgatgttcgtatatggtatctaacaaccatgcaggaattggttcctatcagtccataattatatatagctcccatataaaccgatcaccagatttgacctccggtgccttttggagaagcaaaattcatccgatctggttgaaatttggtacgtggtggtagtatatgatatttaacaaccatgccaaaagtggtccatatcagtccataatcatttatagcccccatataaaccgagatttggttttggagcctcttggattagcaaatttcatccgagtgagttgaaatttgtggatgacagtctttcgtagaagtttctacgcaatccatggtggagggtacataagattcggcctggccgaatttacggccgtatatacttgtttttttttttcaaattgttccgaatgtctattctctttactccgaatactcattttaatattcacattaaataatatttagacttaagcatatcaaaaatttggccttatcaaaaaacagttttccgaaacaacaaataagcggtttcacagaaattgctctcttttcattctttcgctatgttatgttgatatctttcgtcaaccctcacgGTTTCCATctatatttctttctctatactctctccctctctctctctctgtcgctctctgaataaaatatcacaacataaatatgtttactcgaaatttgtaaatttatatatgtttacattcacatgtattatttttatgaaacattcatgccccaagcataatatattctaacatattaacatatgtgtcccaaacatttagtgctagtttaggaacattacatgtttgcacttaaatatactgtgtttaaaaattatgcgcgaaacacattttgtttatatcggaacatatgaaaaacatatttctcTAACAGTGTAGGTTTTCAAATCCTGGGAGGGGGCTAAACATTTTCTGTTGGGGTCTAAGCCCTCCCCCCCAGAGGCCTTTCTACGCTTATGATCGTAGCCTTTCGACTCTTATGGGCGAATTCGTTATTAAATCTTACCTGATAATGGTTCCAAAGAATGGTTTTCCTCTTCCCGATTGCACTGGACATTGTATTTGTGATCACAAATAACACCATTAAAATCTGTTCCATCAGCACATTCCATTTGGAATATTTGATAATTTgagcatattaaaaattttgaacactcAAAAGGATGAGGATATGTACCAGAAATCATGGAATGACAAAACGTTTCCAAGTTGAAAGATGTTGCATTATGAGAAATTATATCCGAATTGTTTGCGGAATCCACGGATACACCCAAATATTTAGATGATAGCATAGTTTTGTCATCAATTGGAATTTCCGGAACTATAATGTGGGGATATTGAAAAAAGACAGGCTGCTTACTTACAGATTGAGGTTGACCATACGGAGGTCCCTGAGTGGGGATTGGATTGTTAATGTCATTTTCATCCTTATCTGCTGGTCTTCCATATGGATCATCATAACATTTCTTAGGGATATTATCATCATAATTCAAAGGTCCTCCAGATGAATGTCCACGGTGATGAAGATTTTTATTGTGATTATCCATGGGCATTTGATCTTCAAATTGATTGATTTGAACCGTTCCCTCACTATATAATGATCTTAGCGTGGTTTGATCTCCATAAGTGTTGATATTTCCATTTTGATTGTAACTCCATGGAATTTGGTGTTCCAATGGCATTTGATGTGGGTCTTCAAATTGGTTAAGTGGCACAAGCTCCTTACTGTATTGATCaccaaaatgattgatatttccaTTTTGATTGTAACTCCATGGAATTTGATATGAATCCTCAAATTCGTTAGATTGCCCATATGGGTGATATGGTCTTAGATGTTGATCTCCATACCTATGGGTGTTTCCATTTTGATTATAATCCCATTCTATTTGATTTTGATCTTCATATTGTTGGGAAAAAGAATTTTCATCATAATTTCCATATGGGTTTGGATTGATATCGGGGTGATAATTTTGTGGACTTTCGTATGGATCGTTATTAACATCGCCATAATTATCCATAGGCCTTTGATATGGCTCCtgatattgattttggttcttaTATTCATCTATATCTAAAGTCCTTTGAGTTAGATTATTGGTTTCACTATTATTCAAGGGACTTTGGGATGATGTGTCATTGAGACCTCCATTGTCTTGACGATAAGGAACTTTATCTTCATCATGAAATTGtggatttttataaatatcTTTCTGGTCTTCATATATAGCATGGGATGAATCTATTGGCCTCTgagagaaattttcatatggaTTTCGATTATCAACCAAATTCTTTGGCTTAAATGTTTCTCTGTGTTGTAGCGGTCCATTTTGATGAATATATTCCTCTTGGACATATGGAGTGAAAGATAAATCCCTTGACCTCTGATAGTCATCATTATAGGCATCGTGTAGCCTGTCATTATTATGAATATTCTCCCGGTCTCCATATGAAGTTAAAGATAAATCCATTGGCTTCTGATAGCTATCTTCATCATATTGATGCATTCCTTGTCCATTGGTATACATGTCATAACCTTTGTCGATAGTTAACGATTGATCCTGATGTTGTTCAATTCCATCTTGATATTGAGATTGCTCCCTATAAACCAAATTACCATCAACCTCCGCTTGGGAATAttgatattgttgttgttgtacccCAGGATCTTCATCATATGAAGCGATTCTCTTTTGAGGAGTTTCTTGATTGTGTCTTAATGAAAccccaaccttatttgctaaccaTGACTGATATACGCTACTGTAACTAGCACCAGAAGTATCATAGAAATTCGGTATTTGATATCCATAATacatttgttgttgcatttgGAAACCATTTGAGTTCTGTTGTCTTTGTCCTTGACTGTAGGCGTAGCCTTGATTGGCTAGGAAAGCATTAGCCTAAcaagaaaacacaaaaataaaatattagcaaTTATATATCGAAAGGAAAGTAATTATTATGGTGTTGAAAAACGGTATTGGTTTTATTTAcggtttattatattgtttacaagcCACCAAAACAGTTTGCATCTGagttaatttaaacaagtatatacggccgtaacttcggccaggccgaatcttatgtaccctccaccatggattgcgtagaaacttctacgaaagactgtcatccacaaatttcaactcactcggatgaaatttgctgctccaagaggctcaaaaaccaaatctcgggatcggtttatatgggggctatatatgattatggactgatatggaccacttttggcatggttgttaaatatcatatactaccaccatgtaccaaatttcaaccagatcggatgaattttgcttctctaaaaggcaccggaggtcaaatctggggatcagtttatatgggggatatatataattatggactgatatgaaccaattcctgcatggttgttggataacatatactaggttaggttaggttaggtggcagcccgatgtatcaggctcacttagactattcagtccattgtgataccacattggtgaacttctctcttaccactgagtgctgcccgattccatgttaagctcaatggcaagggatctcctttttatagccgagtccgaacggcgttccaaattgcgctgaaaccacttagagaagctcttaaaaccctcagaaatgtcaccagcattactgaggtgggataatccaccgctgaaaaactttttggtgttcggtcgaagcaggaatcgaacccacgaccttgtgtatgcaaggcgggcatgctaaccattgcaccacggtggctcccataacatatactaacatcacgtaccaactttcaaccgaatcggatgagttttgctcttccaaggggctccggaggtcaaatctggggatcggtttatataggggatatatataattatggaccgatttcgaccaatttttgcatgggtttttgaggccatatattaacaccacgtaccaaatttcaagtgaatcagatcaattttgttcttccaagaagctccggaggtcaaatctggtgatcggtttatatgggggctatataattatgggccgatgtgggccatttattgcatggtcattagagaccatatactaacaccatgtaccaaatttcaaccggatcggattaaatttgcttctcttagagtccccgcaagccaaatttgggggtccgtttatatgggggctatacgtaaaagtggaccgatatcgtccatttgcaataccattcgacctacatcaataacaacaacttgtaccaagtttcaagtcgatagcttgtttcgttcggaagttagcgtgatttcaacagacggacggacatgctcagatcgatgctcacacggatgaaaaagactgtttttcatatgtttggctataaacattatatgtttggaacacaaatttttaaacacaatatttttgagtgcaagcatataatgttcataaactagcataacatgtttgggacatatatgttaatatgctagaacatattatgtttgggacataaaatttttgtaaatataatatgcttggatgcaaacatatattaatttagaaatagcctataaacatatatgtgtttagtagcttggagcgctatttaacagggagcgatattgaattaagttggtggttgttgcttgttattacaaaattaacattttatttttccttgggcaattgatcagctacttctttgatccttacaaactgtgtggtccgctgttcgaatccccgtccggcaaaaggtaaaattaaaataaaaaaaatcatacaattgaataatttcttctacaatgtttgtattacagaaaaaggtgctaagaactaaaaaatctcgtggaagtgagaaagatgtgggggaatatacaattgggcagaaacaaaattttgagcattcaggtcgaaaacctatgttgtcagcacctatattacctgtttattttcataattcattatgatttaaatatataaataaataaataaaattttgagaattttttttatgcatataataattttgggtgcaaaatgcttccaaacatattatatgttcatataataacatattgttgttttggaagacaacattattgaatttggatgcaaaaatacaaaatgtttggaacttagactacccaaacatatattgtttagaccaatatgctttcaaacatattatatattggaagagatcaaacatataaatgtttgggcaatacccaaaaatgtatatgcttgaagcaaaatatgtttgggagtatatgttacagaagcgattttttgtgagcgtgcaggatttcaccacgacccagaatatacatactttatggggtcttatagcaatatttcgataaatttcagccggatcggatgaaatttgcttctattagacaaatcgcaagccaaatttgggggtccgtttatatgggggctatacgtaaaagtggaccgatatggaccaatttttgcatggttattagagaccatatgctaacaccatgtaccaaatttcagccggatcggatgaaatttgcttctcttagaggctccgcaagccaaatttgggggtccgtttatatgggggctatacgtaaaagtggaccgatatgacccatttgcaataccatccgacctacatcaataacaactacttgtgccaagtttcaagtcgatagcttgtttcgttcggaagttagcgtgatttcaacagacggacggacggacggacggacatgctcagctcgactcagaatttcaccacgacccagaatatatatactttagagcaatatttcgatgtgttacaaacggaatgacaaagttaatatacccccatcctatggtggagggtataaacatatttatcaatttagtttagccattttatttccattaagttaaatttttgtgtgaaatagtaaaatttactagtttcagtagaaaaaaatcctaaattgaaagcagttaggaatagttcattaactagaataagacatggaattttactaatactgttttcttcgctgggtataagaatttactactgaacaagaaaattttattcactgataacaaagcattcgtaaaaataaacaaaaaccgaactacaagctagttttctcaaatttactaaaatttcttataaaatgataattctgacttcctttattatagaaagcttatcatacattcgaataacacttggcatagaaaaatattttagttcattcgtactaagaagtattcaatcctttcaaaacttaaggaaacacacttgttagaatataggaaattttcctatatttcttttatctacctgtaatcgatacctgtcatcgatgtaatcgatatgtttgcgcgtgggttgttttcttagttggaatcgcgttgttatggtatacgtagagattgttcaaaaataatatagtaaaatcatataataaataacaaatcaaatatataaaatactagcgtaacccggcccgcttcgctgcgcattccgaagcatatttgtaggaacaatttgcgttaacttagtcaaccatatccttcgtgctgaaaacaaattcgaaaatacgGAGGATattcatatgtaaaacggttcgtcttaataaATGTCTGggggagggtgtaccctttcctccaaattttttaaataatgttctgtattcaagtagttggataatcttctatatttcttgaga
This is a stretch of genomic DNA from Haematobia irritans isolate KBUSLIRL chromosome 4, ASM5000362v1, whole genome shotgun sequence. It encodes these proteins:
- the LOC142234928 gene encoding uncharacterized protein LOC142234928 isoform X2, which encodes MKLFAYILIVICLWKHFVIKANAFLANQGYAYSQGQRQQNSNGFQMQQQMYYGYQIPNFYDTSGASYSSVYQSWLANKVGVSLRHNQETPQKRIASYDEDPGVQQQQYQYSQAEVDGNLVYREQSQYQDGIEQHQDQSLTIDKGYDMYTNGQGMHQYDEDSYQKPMDLSLTSYGDRENIHNNDRLHDAYNDDYQRSRDLSFTPYVQEEYIHQNGPLQHRETFKPKNLVDNRNPYENFSQRPIDSSHAIYEDQKDIYKNPQFHDEDKVPYRQDNGGLNDTSSQSPLNNSETNNLTQRTLDIDEYKNQNQYQEPYQRPMDNYGDVNNDPYESPQNYHPDINPNPYGNYDENSFSQQYEDQNQIEWDYNQNGNTHRYGDQHLRPYHPYGQSNEFEDSYQIPWSYNQNGNINHFGDQYSKELVPLNQFEDPHQMPLEHQIPWSYNQNGNINTYGDQTTLRSLYSEGTVQINQFEDQMPMDNHNKNLHHRGHSSGGPLNYDDNIPKKCYDDPYGRPADKDENDINNPIPTQGPPYGQPQSVSKQPVFFQYPHIIVPEIPIDDKTMLSSKYLGVSVDSANNSDIISHNATSFNLETFCHSMISGTYPHPFECSKFLICSNYQIFQMECADGTDFNGVICDHKYNVQCNREEENHSLEPLSDENFGVICGPETKGPYPHPSNWRKYLKCQNGIVKVKICPNNEIFDIDLEKCMENI
- the LOC142234928 gene encoding uncharacterized protein LOC142234928 isoform X1, which translates into the protein MKLFAYILIVICLWKHFVIKANAFLANQGYAYSQGQRQQNSNGFQMQQQMYYGYQIPNFYDTSGASYSSVYQSWLANKVGVSLRHNQETPQKRIASYDEDPGVQQQQYQYSQAEVDGNLVYREQSQYQDGIEQHQDQSLTIDKGYDMYTNGQGMHQYDEDSYQKPMDLSLTSYGDRENIHNNDRLHDAYNDDYQRSRDLSFTPYVQEEYIHQNGPLQHRETFKPKNLVDNRNPYENFSQRPIDSSHAIYEDQKDIYKNPQFHDEDKVPYRQDNGGLNDTSSQSPLNNSETNNLTQRTLDIDEYKNQNQYQEPYQRPMDNYGDVNNDPYESPQNYHPDINPNPYGNYDENSFSQQYEDQNQIEWDYNQNGNTHRYGDQHLRPYHPYGQSNEFEDSYQIPWSYNQNGNINHFGDQYSKELVPLNQFEDPHQMPLEHQIPWSYNQNGNINTYGDQTTLRSLYSEGTVQINQFEDQMPMDNHNKNLHHRGHSSGGPLNYDDNIPKKCYDDPYGRPADKDENDINNPIPTQGPPYGQPQSVSKQPVFFQYPHIIVPEIPIDDKTMLSSKYLGVSVDSANNSDIISHNATSFNLETFCHSMISGTYPHPFECSKFLICSNYQIFQMECADGTDFNGVICDHKYNVQCNREEENHSLEPLSDDWTSNVMQYYKISCPSHIDGVFPYPFNNVQYIKCVDGKMFIKNCRKGQLFSVKRKLCDIKDYVHSFDTAVPIGISQFKIKYNGLEVHPGDDKNYIMCPMDWNGTYVYPFSNSKYVKCSHGLTEIECCTNGAVYSIWDQKCLPNHQIDDEYFVHGIEETMRNEDENFGVICGPETKGPYPHPSNWRKYLKCQNGIVKVKICPNNEIFDIDLEKCMENI